A section of the Eriocheir sinensis breed Jianghai 21 chromosome 40, ASM2467909v1, whole genome shotgun sequence genome encodes:
- the LOC127009171 gene encoding cytochrome c oxidase subunit 5B, mitochondrial-like, whose amino-acid sequence MAALIARSVARTARQGVQVTSIRCANKMMADPLEHATGLEKQEMLAKAAGNDNFFDMRVYKRVSGAKANPTVVPSFYEKRLVGCICEEDATCINWMWLEKGETKRCECGYWFQLADAKPGV is encoded by the exons ATGGCCGCCCTTATTGCCCGCTCCGTGGCCCGCACCGCCCGCCAGGGGGTTCAGGTGACCTCCATCAGGTGCGCCAACAAAA TGATGGCTGACCCCCTGGAACACGCAACAGGACTGGAAAAGCAGGAAATGCTGGCTAAGGCTGCTGGAAATGAT AACTTCTTTGACATGCGTGTGTACAAGCGTGTGAGTGGAGCCAAAGCCAACCCAACTGTTGTCCCCTCCTTCTACGAGAAGAGGCTGGTGGGCTGCATATGTGAAGAGGACGCCACCTGCATCAACTGGATGTGGCTGGAGAAGGGGGAAACCAAGCGATGTGAATGTGGTTACTGGTTCCAGCTGGCTGATGCCAAGCCTGGAGTTTAA
- the LOC127009169 gene encoding DNA repair protein RAD51 homolog 3-like, whose product MMVEGLGGRGWPLGEIGLPNSQMIMLMNADFNTTEDVKDMKPSELSQATGLSLKASVEVLRLAANKQQPNPVDMLQMFQEGSEFPQIVTFCRALDTLLGGGLPLQAVTELSGTPGVGKTQLCIQACVSVQLPQSVGGVGGEAVYVDTRGSFTVKRLKDMASYAVRHVQTISGEDEDVSEFSVESVLRGTHYFRCQNCIEMLAVIKSLPKLIEAHPKIQLLVIDSISFHFRNDFPDVRERAKLTRIVTKELIQPAVKRKMAVIVTNHMTTHVKGKGSAKLSPALGNAWGHCPTVRLNFLWSGETRVATLTKAPQCLNSSAYFHVSVGGLRDVCDDQTSTSRNGNNVPAAKKRKFADTKKGP is encoded by the exons ATGATGGTGGAAGGTCTTGGTGGTCGTGGTTGGCCGCTGGGTGAAATTGGCTTGCCGAATTCACAGATGATAATGTTAATGAATGCTGACTTCAACACTACAGAGGATGTGAAAGACATGAAACCTTCAGAGCTGAGCCAAG ccACAGGTTTAAGTTTGAAGGCGAGTGTGGAAGTGTTAAGGCTGGCAGCCAACAAACAGCAGCCCAACCCAGTTGATATGCTGCAGATGTTCCAG GAAGGGAGTGAGTTTCCACAAATAGTGACCTTCTGTAGGGCTCTCGACACCCTGCTAGGAGGAGGCCTACCACTACAAGCTGTCACGGAGTTGTCTGGCACGCCGGGTGTGGGGAAAACACAGTTGTG CATACAAGCTTGTGTATCAGTGCAGCTCCCTCAAAGTGTTGGTGGCGTGGGTGGGGAAGCAGTTTATGTGGACACCCGAGGGAGTTTCACTGTCAAAAGACTCAAAG ATATGGCATCCTATGCAGTTCGTCACGTCCAGACAATAAGCGGAGAGGACGAAGATGTTTCTGAGTTTTCTGTAGAATCAGTATTGAGGGGAACACATTACTTCAG atGCCAGAATTGCATTGAAATGTTGGCAGTAATTAAGAGCCTTCCAAAACTCATAGAGGCGCACCCCAAAATCCAGCTCCTCGTCATTGATTCCATATCCTTCCATTTCCGTAATGACTTTCCTGACGTAAGAGAACGCGCCAAGCTGACGCGCATCGTGACCAAGGAACTCATCCAGCCGGCGGTGAAACGCAAGATGGCG GTCATAGTTACCAATCACATGACAACTCACGTGAAGGGCAAAGGTTCCGCCAAGCTGTCTCCTGCACTTGGGAATGCATGGGGCCACTGTCCCACCGTCCGCCTCAACTTCCTGTGGTCTGGGGAAACTCGGGTGGCCACTCTTACCAAGGCACCGCAGTGCCTGAACTCTTCAGCTTATTTTCAC GTGTCAGTTGGTGGGCTGCGAGATGTGTGTGACGACCAAACCAGCACCTCAAGGAATGGAAATAATGTGCCAGCAGCCAAGAAGAGGAAGTTTGCAGATACAAAGAAGGGACCCTAA
- the LOC127009170 gene encoding peroxisome biogenesis factor 10-like — translation MPFQVAGSAEVLRATQKDDSFLDYLKSCMSEIVQRTLGTRTWLDVHKNAEVISEFVYYGLTTLCLRQTLGEEYTGILQVDSSRRKLPSLLQRINMVMLQCFGPEIIRRLLSRFENLVKSGSLSTYLRPELKDFLLKQIPVLRYSVTILHRIHLATFYFSGTFYHISKRITGINYVLTREWFGDSSAKKSFKLLGIVLLTHIFLTLAYSSYTHFLVKSPPESTQPSKKYYIEHTKQCSLCLDERQHSSITPCGHLFCWQCIQECLQSSQQCPLCRHPALPSQVVPLLNYD, via the exons ATGCCATTTCAAGTAGCCGGATCTGCCGAGGTCCTGAGGGCAACACAAAAGGATGACAGTTTCCTTGACTATTTGAAGAGCTGCATGTCAGAAATTGTACAAAGAACACTTG GAACAAGAACATGGCTTGATGTCCACAAAAATGCAGAAGTCATCAGTGAGTTTGTGTACTACGGGCTCACCACCCTGTGCCTCCGCCAGACTCTTGGAGAAGAGTACACGGGCATCTTGCAAGTGGACTCCAGTAGGAGAAAGCTACCAAGTCTACTT CAACGAATTAATATGGTGATGCTGCAGTGCTTTGGGCCAGAGATCATCAGGAGATTGCTGTCAAGATTTGAGAACTTAGTCAAATCAGGAAGTCTCTCAACGTATCTACGACCAGAGCTCAAGGACTTTTTGTTGAAGCAAATACCAGTTCTGAGATATTCGGTCACCATACTGCACCGCATTCACCTAGCCACATTTTATTTCAGTGGGACCTTTTACCACATATCCAAGAGGATTACTGGAATAAATTAT GTGTTGACCCGTGAATGGTTTGGCGACAGCTCTGCAAAAAAGTCCTTCAAGCTTCTGGGGATAGTCCTGCTCACGCACATCTTTTTGACGCTGGCATATTCATCTTACACACATTTTCTTGTCAAATCTCCACCAGAAAGTACACAGCCATCAAAGA AATACTACATAGAACACACAAAGCAGTGTTCACTCTGCCTGGATGAGAGACAGCATTCTTCCATCACTCCTTGCGGGCACTTGTTTTGCTGGCAGTGCATTCAGGAATGTTTACAAAGTAGTCAGCAGTGTCCCCTATGCAGACACCCAGCACTTCCTTCCCAAGTTGTTCCACTTCTAAACTATGattaa
- the LOC127009168 gene encoding angio-associated migratory cell protein-like gives MKSNTPPMSPVQPESNEDDEEFDIGDIEEVIELNENTDVEELAERLVASSSEAPQDAPEQMEDEEMITDMATTVFDKHKGSVFTCSISPNGSMAATGGEDDLAYVWKITDGNVIFTCTGHKDSVTHTSFSHDGKLLATGDYGGYIQVWDVDSSSKIWEFEVGDLGWLSWHHASHVLLAGTVDGEMWMWLVPQGNTRTFPSYGSASLCGTFLHDGKRAVAGYEDGCVRVFDLKNGQLLHQVTDDSEDVSPVINLAVQKDDALIIIGSTDGKAKLFNTNNGKLVGVLNCEVSEATDEEADTPLDHTVEAVTFCPHLPNIAVTATLAGFVTMWDVSSKAVRHTLGQGCGSSHLMWHPHEPVLFTAGLDGAVRSYDARSGEPLARYTGHKQSILSFSVSNDGSLLLTASDDGTARVFKMS, from the exons ATGAAGAGCAACACCCCTCCAATGTCCCCAGTGCAGCCAGAGagtaatgaagatgatgaagaatttGATATTGGTGATATAGAAGAG GTTATTGAACTGAATGAGAACACTGATGTAGAAGAGTTAGCTGAGAGGCTGGTGGCTTCCTCCTCCGAAGCACCCCAGGATGCCCCAGAACAGATGGAAGACGAGGAAATGATTACTGACATGGCTACGACAGTGTTCGACAAACACAAAG GTTCCGTGTTTACTTGTTCCATCTCACCCAACGGCAGTATGGCAGCCACTGGCGGGGAAGATGACTTGGCCTACGTGTGGAAGATCACTGATGGAAACGTCATCTTTACCTGCACTGGTCACAAG GATAGTGTGACACATACTTCCTTCAGCCATGATGGAAAGCTGCTGGCGACAGGTGACTACGGTGGCTACATCCAGGTGTGGGACGTGGACTCCTCCAGCAAGATTTGGGAATTTGAAGTCGGTGACCTTGGA TGGTTGAGTTGGCACCACGCATCCCACGTCCTTCTGGCAGGCACAGTTGATGGAGAGATGTGGATGTGGCTGGTGCCTCAAGGGAACACTCGCACCTTCCCCAGCTATGGCTCGGCCTCCCTCTGTGGCACATTTCTTCATGATG GAAAACGTGCTGTGGCAGGCTATGAGGACGGCTGCGTTCGTGTATTTGACCTCAAGAATGGACAGTTGCTCCATCAAGTGACTGATGACTCGGAGGATGTTTCTCCAGTTATCAACCTTGCCGTGCAAAAAGATGATGCCTTGATTATCATTGGTTCCACGGATGGCAAAGCAAAGCTGTTCAACACTAACAATGGAAAG CTTGTTGGAGTCCTGAATTGTGAGGTATCAGAGGCCACAGATGAGGAGGCTGACACTCCTCTAGATCACACCGTCGAGGCCGTCACTTTCTGCCCTCATCTGCCGAACATTGCCGTCACAGCCACACTGGCAGGCTTTGTCACCATGTGGGATGTGTCCTCAAAG GCCGTTAGACACACATTGGGCCAAGGCTGTGGCTCATCACACCTCATGTGGCATCCCCATGAGCCAGTCTTGTTTACGGCTGGTCTGGACGGTGCCGTGCGTTCATATGATGCACGCTCAGGGGAACCTCTTGCCCGATATACAGGACACAAACAAAGTATTCTATCATTCAGTGTAAGCAA CGATGGCTCTTTGCTCCTCACAGCCTCGGATGATGGGACAGCAAGAGTATTTAAGATGTCCTAA